The following coding sequences lie in one Metallumcola ferriviriculae genomic window:
- the amrA gene encoding AmmeMemoRadiSam system protein A encodes MGELQYVCLMPHPPIIIPEVGGEESEVCRATIDAMEEAANKIVDSSAETVVVITAHGNVFQDAVSIIAADTVKGDMGQFNASEVKFDYPYNLKLAEALQQQCRKRGINVAFIDKLLAKDYGLKLTLDHGVMVPLYYLQKAGFQGSLVVVAMGLLPFLELYSFGVALQEAVVQHQGKAALLASGDMSHRLTQDAPAGFNPRGQEFDDKLQQYLVEGAVEDIVHIPEALVEEAGECGLRPIVMALGALDGYQISPRILSYQGPFGVGYLVAELFAGGEKGDSIYPHLEEIKKQNVTQSRAKEHQLVRLARETLEAAVHHGQFTEPDHELPEDLPQQAGVFVSLKKGGQLRGCIGTIEPTQDNLVQEVMRNALSAGLSDPRFDPVEERELKDITYSVDVLHPAEDIDSAEQLDPQKYGVIVRSGARSGLLLPNLEGINTVAEQVNIALGKGGINPRDDYSLQRFKVDRYY; translated from the coding sequence GTGGGTGAGCTTCAATATGTGTGTCTCATGCCTCACCCGCCTATTATTATTCCTGAAGTAGGCGGTGAGGAAAGTGAGGTATGTCGTGCTACTATTGATGCCATGGAGGAAGCAGCTAATAAGATTGTTGACAGCAGTGCGGAAACGGTGGTGGTGATAACAGCTCACGGTAATGTTTTTCAGGATGCCGTGTCCATCATAGCAGCGGATACAGTTAAAGGAGACATGGGGCAGTTTAATGCATCCGAGGTTAAATTCGATTACCCTTATAACCTGAAACTGGCAGAAGCTTTACAACAGCAATGCCGGAAGCGAGGTATTAATGTTGCTTTTATTGATAAGTTGTTGGCAAAGGATTACGGTTTAAAGCTAACCTTGGATCATGGGGTAATGGTCCCCCTCTATTATTTACAAAAAGCAGGTTTTCAAGGTTCTCTTGTAGTAGTGGCAATGGGTTTACTTCCTTTTTTGGAATTATACTCCTTTGGCGTAGCGTTGCAGGAGGCAGTGGTCCAGCACCAGGGTAAAGCAGCATTGCTGGCTAGCGGTGATATGTCTCATCGACTGACGCAGGACGCCCCAGCGGGCTTTAACCCTCGGGGTCAGGAATTTGATGATAAACTGCAGCAGTACTTAGTTGAGGGAGCAGTGGAAGATATAGTACATATACCGGAAGCGCTGGTTGAGGAAGCGGGGGAGTGCGGCCTGCGCCCCATAGTAATGGCATTGGGGGCCTTAGATGGCTATCAGATCAGTCCTAGAATACTCTCTTACCAGGGACCATTCGGTGTGGGCTACCTGGTTGCGGAGCTCTTTGCAGGCGGGGAGAAGGGTGACAGTATCTATCCCCACTTAGAAGAGATAAAAAAGCAAAACGTTACCCAAAGCAGAGCAAAAGAACACCAACTGGTACGTCTGGCACGGGAGACCTTGGAGGCGGCTGTCCACCATGGGCAATTTACTGAGCCTGATCATGAACTACCTGAAGACCTGCCTCAACAAGCCGGGGTTTTTGTATCTTTAAAAAAAGGCGGTCAGCTAAGGGGTTGTATCGGTACCATCGAACCCACTCAGGACAATTTGGTTCAGGAAGTAATGCGTAACGCTCTCAGTGCCGGTTTAAGCGATCCGCGTTTTGACCCGGTGGAAGAAAGGGAACTTAAGGATATCACTTACTCTGTAGATGTACTCCATCCCGCAGAAGATATTGACAGTGCGGAGCAGTTGGATCCACAAAAATATGGGGTAATCGTCCGAAGCGGTGCCCGCTCCGGTTTATTGCTGCCAAATCTGGAAGGAATTAATACTGTGGCAGAACAAGTAAATATTGCCTTAGGTAAGGGTGGGATTAACCCCAGGGATGATTATAGTTTGCAGCGGTTTAAAGTGGACAGGTATTATTAA
- a CDS encoding methylated-DNA--[protein]-cysteine S-methyltransferase — MYRYQFSAPTGYITFFGDHRGLVRVTLQDDKVTLPNQQYPQWLDLAIKVVERYLQGEKVDLTTIPVDWREIGGTEFQQRVWHGCQQIGYGSLRAYSWLAERIGCPRGYQAVGQALGRNPVPLVIPCHRVIAKNGLGGFTGGLRIKRALLSLEGQDDNCWRG; from the coding sequence GTGTATCGTTATCAGTTTTCTGCTCCAACGGGATATATAACTTTTTTTGGTGACCACAGGGGTTTGGTCAGAGTAACACTACAGGATGATAAGGTAACCCTTCCAAATCAGCAGTATCCCCAGTGGCTTGATTTGGCCATAAAGGTCGTCGAGCGATATCTTCAGGGGGAAAAGGTTGATCTAACGACTATACCGGTAGATTGGCGCGAAATTGGCGGTACGGAATTTCAACAGCGGGTATGGCACGGCTGTCAGCAGATTGGATACGGTTCTCTCAGGGCCTATTCCTGGTTGGCGGAGCGAATTGGCTGTCCTAGAGGATATCAAGCAGTGGGACAGGCCCTAGGGAGGAATCCGGTACCATTGGTAATACCTTGTCACCGGGTGATTGCTAAAAACGGGTTGGGGGGATTTACCGGGGGCTTACGCATTAAGAGGGCCTTGTTAAGTTTAGAAGGGCAGGATGATAACTGCTGGAGGGGGTAA
- the cwlD gene encoding N-acetylmuramoyl-L-alanine amidase CwlD — protein MGRVWFGVYRVKLKPLAMLIVVVALAYIVYIYAIGRVATETISAMSWAVANKVIVVDAGHGGPDGGATGPGGTLEKDINLAVAKKVSQVLSQAGAAVIMTRETDKDLSEPGKSIRERKKEDMGKRAQLANEAKADLYLSIQANSFGSSWTGAQTFYKETSPAGERLAKSIQGELTEVLGNTDRKAKPLPEADSYLLRTLEMPVAIVEVGFISNPKEEKMLNDPVYQQRLAWSVYAGVVKYFAFGEKDGETGR, from the coding sequence TTGGGCAGGGTATGGTTTGGAGTATACCGGGTAAAATTGAAACCATTGGCGATGCTGATAGTGGTTGTGGCATTGGCTTATATTGTCTACATTTATGCCATCGGCAGAGTAGCCACTGAAACCATTTCCGCCATGTCATGGGCTGTGGCAAATAAGGTAATAGTGGTGGATGCGGGCCATGGCGGACCTGATGGCGGCGCCACCGGTCCCGGAGGGACGCTGGAAAAAGATATTAATCTTGCTGTGGCTAAAAAGGTGAGTCAAGTTTTAAGTCAAGCGGGAGCGGCGGTTATTATGACCAGAGAAACAGACAAGGATTTATCAGAGCCAGGTAAATCAATTAGAGAACGAAAAAAGGAAGACATGGGAAAAAGAGCGCAGTTGGCTAATGAAGCCAAGGCGGATCTTTATCTTTCCATTCAGGCCAATAGCTTTGGCAGCAGCTGGACCGGTGCTCAGACTTTTTATAAAGAGACATCACCAGCAGGTGAAAGACTTGCTAAATCCATACAAGGGGAATTAACCGAGGTACTGGGTAATACGGACAGAAAGGCCAAGCCCCTGCCGGAAGCCGATTCTTACTTGCTACGCACATTGGAAATGCCGGTAGCTATAGTGGAAGTAGGCTTTATATCGAACCCTAAGGAAGAAAAGATGCTTAACGACCCGGTGTACCAACAGCGGTTGGCATGGAGCGTCTATGCCGGTGTAGTTAAATACTTTGCTTTTGGGGAAAAGGACGGCGAAACGGGCAGGTAA
- the rpsI gene encoding 30S ribosomal protein S9, translated as MAQVQYYGTGRRKNAVARVRLVPGGGKVIINKRPLDEYVAKKTLEMIIMQPLEVTDTAGRFDVLANVHGGGTTGQAGAIRMGIARALLEADKELRPVLKREGFLTRDPRMKERRKYGLKKARKAPQFSKR; from the coding sequence ATGGCTCAAGTACAGTACTACGGCACAGGCAGACGAAAGAATGCCGTGGCGCGAGTTCGTCTGGTTCCCGGCGGCGGTAAGGTTATTATTAATAAAAGACCGCTGGATGAATATGTTGCTAAGAAGACTTTAGAGATGATTATTATGCAGCCTTTGGAAGTTACCGATACAGCAGGTCGCTTTGATGTATTGGCCAATGTGCATGGTGGTGGAACTACCGGACAGGCAGGTGCCATCCGGATGGGCATTGCCCGGGCACTTTTAGAAGCTGATAAAGAATTGCGCCCAGTGTTGAAGCGTGAAGGGTTCTTAACACGTGACCCACGTATGAAGGAAAGAAGAAAGTATGGCTTGAAAAAAGCGCGTAAAGCGCCTCAGTTCTCCAAAAGATAA
- the rplM gene encoding 50S ribosomal protein L13, producing MSTYMAKPNEVERKWYVVDAADEVLGRLASEVAAILRGKFKPIFTPHIDVGDFVIVINADKVKLTGNKLKQKHYNRHSGHPGGLRSIDYATLMEKNPEKVIELAVKGMLPHNKLGRAQFNKLKVYRGAEHNQQAQKPEVWQLKG from the coding sequence ATGTCTACTTATATGGCTAAGCCAAATGAAGTGGAAAGAAAGTGGTATGTGGTAGACGCTGCTGACGAGGTGTTGGGTAGATTAGCCAGTGAAGTTGCTGCTATCCTGCGCGGTAAGTTTAAGCCTATTTTCACCCCCCATATAGATGTGGGTGATTTCGTGATTGTAATCAATGCAGATAAAGTAAAGTTAACGGGTAATAAATTGAAGCAGAAGCATTATAACCGTCACAGTGGTCACCCCGGTGGATTAAGAAGTATTGACTATGCTACTTTGATGGAGAAAAATCCTGAAAAAGTAATTGAACTGGCGGTCAAGGGAATGCTGCCCCACAATAAATTGGGTCGGGCGCAGTTTAATAAGCTGAAAGTATACAGAGGTGCCGAGCATAATCAGCAGGCACAGAAACCGGAAGTATGGCAATTAAAGGGTTAA
- the truA gene encoding tRNA pseudouridine(38-40) synthase TruA, whose protein sequence is MPYISLTLQYDGTDFNGWQVQTKQPHSRTVQYTVEQALKLLTKEDIRVEAAGRTDAGVHARGQVISFWTNAAIPVDRYPRALNGILPRDVLVSDSGNVDINFHARFSARQKTYIYRVSSGTDLDIFWRRYSFHFLRSLDIDDMKRAAEHLRGRHDFRSFCASGSSITDFIREIKDCQVTDDGDMIEVSITADGFLYNMVRIIVGTMLEVGTGKKMVTDIPKIIAARNRGAAGATAPACGLTLERVIY, encoded by the coding sequence ATGCCTTATATTAGTCTAACTCTACAATATGATGGAACCGATTTTAACGGCTGGCAGGTGCAGACCAAGCAACCCCACAGCCGCACTGTACAGTATACGGTGGAGCAAGCTTTAAAATTGCTCACTAAGGAAGATATCAGGGTGGAAGCAGCGGGACGCACCGATGCCGGGGTGCATGCTCGGGGCCAGGTAATTAGCTTTTGGACAAATGCTGCGATACCGGTGGACAGATATCCTAGGGCTCTTAACGGCATATTACCCCGAGATGTTTTGGTGAGTGACAGTGGTAATGTAGACATTAATTTTCATGCCCGTTTTAGCGCCAGACAAAAAACCTATATTTATCGGGTCAGCAGCGGGACGGATCTTGATATATTTTGGCGCCGCTATAGCTTCCATTTTTTGCGGTCTTTAGATATTGACGATATGAAACGGGCCGCAGAACATTTGCGTGGTCGGCACGATTTTCGTTCCTTTTGTGCCAGTGGCAGTAGTATAACTGACTTTATTCGTGAGATAAAGGACTGTCAGGTGACCGATGATGGCGATATGATTGAGGTGAGCATTACTGCTGATGGTTTCTTATATAATATGGTTAGAATAATTGTGGGTACTATGCTGGAAGTGGGAACGGGAAAAAAGATGGTGACTGATATACCCAAAATAATTGCCGCCCGGAACCGCGGCGCAGCCGGTGCTACTGCTCCGGCTTGCGGTCTGACATTGGAGCGAGTGATATACTAG
- a CDS encoding energy-coupling factor transporter transmembrane component T family protein — MLNDITIGQFVPGDSIVHRLDPRTKIIAIIPYILALFTIDNWQGYLFLTVVSMAIVLLSRLPVIYVLRGLKPMVLVIAITFPLHLFLTHGQPLFHLGPFTASQEGLVKGTFISLRLIYLVLITSLLTLTTSPIRLTDGLENILSPGKRFGLPAHELAMMMTIALRFIPTFLEETEKIMKAQKARGADFETGNLIRRGKNLVPLLVPLFISAFRRADDLALAMEARCYRGGVNRTKMVQLKFAARDGIAFLLVAVLLILSIASRNFA, encoded by the coding sequence ATGTTAAATGATATTACTATCGGGCAGTTTGTGCCGGGGGATTCCATTGTACATCGTTTAGACCCGCGGACCAAGATTATTGCAATCATACCTTATATTTTAGCGCTATTCACCATTGATAATTGGCAGGGCTATCTGTTCTTGACCGTTGTATCTATGGCTATTGTGCTGCTTAGCCGGTTACCTGTGATTTACGTACTTAGGGGGCTTAAGCCAATGGTATTAGTCATTGCTATTACCTTCCCGCTTCACCTCTTTCTTACCCATGGGCAACCGTTATTTCACCTTGGGCCGTTTACTGCGTCTCAAGAAGGGCTAGTCAAAGGAACTTTTATATCCCTGCGGCTGATATATTTGGTGCTAATCACTTCGCTGCTAACATTGACAACTTCACCCATACGATTAACGGATGGCTTGGAGAACATACTAAGCCCTGGAAAACGCTTCGGGCTTCCAGCCCACGAACTGGCCATGATGATGACTATCGCTCTCAGGTTTATACCGACATTCTTGGAGGAAACAGAGAAGATAATGAAAGCGCAGAAGGCCAGAGGGGCAGATTTTGAAACGGGAAATCTCATTCGCCGCGGCAAAAATTTAGTGCCGCTGTTGGTGCCATTGTTTATCAGTGCTTTTCGGCGCGCGGATGACCTGGCATTGGCAATGGAAGCCAGATGCTATCGGGGCGGAGTTAACAGAACCAAGATGGTTCAATTAAAGTTCGCCGCACGAGACGGAATAGCATTCTTATTGGTTGCGGTTCTGCTAATATTATCTATTGCCAGCCGTAATTTTGCTTAA
- a CDS encoding energy-coupling factor transporter ATPase, with protein sequence MALVLDHISYTYKPGTPYAHTALKDVSVSIAPGEFVAIIGATGSGKSTLVQHLNGLLKPIQGQVMLDDRDINTKKNIKWARQKVGLVFQYPEHQLFEETVYRDVAYGPTNAGCAEDEVHNRVKYALELVGLDFEHVKDRSPFELSGGQMRRVAIAGVLAMKPQVIVLDEPTAGLDPRGREEIMRQITRLHREEGLTVVLVSHNMNDVARLAQRILVMHRSQLLFEGTPHEIFSRGDELRAMGLDIPQVTHLLLGLKKYGKQVRTDLVTLPEVKDELLQMLRGKNNVK encoded by the coding sequence ATGGCATTGGTTTTAGATCACATTAGCTATACTTATAAGCCGGGCACTCCCTATGCACACACTGCCTTAAAAGATGTTTCTGTCAGTATTGCGCCAGGGGAATTTGTGGCCATTATCGGCGCCACCGGTTCAGGTAAATCCACGCTGGTACAACACTTAAACGGGTTACTTAAACCGATCCAGGGTCAGGTGATGCTTGATGATAGGGATATTAATACCAAGAAGAACATCAAATGGGCAAGGCAAAAGGTAGGGCTGGTTTTCCAATATCCTGAACATCAGTTGTTTGAGGAAACAGTTTATCGTGACGTAGCTTATGGCCCAACAAATGCAGGTTGTGCAGAGGACGAGGTGCATAACCGGGTCAAGTATGCTCTGGAATTGGTGGGTTTAGATTTTGAGCATGTGAAAGATCGTTCTCCTTTTGAATTGAGCGGTGGCCAAATGCGCCGAGTGGCAATTGCGGGTGTATTAGCCATGAAACCCCAAGTAATTGTGCTGGATGAACCCACTGCGGGACTGGATCCACGTGGACGGGAAGAAATTATGCGTCAGATCACTAGATTACACCGGGAGGAAGGATTGACGGTGGTCCTGGTATCCCACAATATGAATGATGTGGCTAGATTAGCGCAGCGAATATTGGTAATGCACCGTTCTCAATTACTGTTTGAGGGAACTCCCCACGAAATATTTTCGCGGGGTGATGAACTTAGGGCGATGGGCCTGGATATACCCCAGGTTACTCATTTGTTGTTAGGCCTAAAGAAATATGGTAAGCAGGTACGCACGGACCTAGTAACATTGCCGGAAGTTAAGGACGAACTACTGCAGATGCTGAGGGGTAAAAATAATGTTAAATGA
- a CDS encoding energy-coupling factor transporter ATPase — protein MLKVESLWHYYSRGEEQVAAIQGLSLGISPGEFVVVLGHNGSGKSTLAKHFNALLLPSKGKITVNGLDTADEENLWNIRQQVGMVFQNPDNQLVATVVEEEVAFGPENIGLPPTQIYQRIDEALSMVGMNEYRNYAPHLLSGGQKQRVAIAGIIAMRPKVLVLDEPTAMLDPQGRREVMDTVLKLNQQEGLTVVHITHFMEEALHADRVVVMEQGRVAMQGKPMEVFLQVERLKELSLDVPQMVHLAHLLRQEGLEVPQQIMTVEQMEQWLVNY, from the coding sequence ATGTTAAAAGTAGAAAGCCTTTGGCACTATTACAGTAGAGGAGAAGAGCAGGTTGCTGCAATCCAGGGGCTAAGTTTAGGGATAAGTCCGGGTGAATTTGTGGTGGTTCTCGGCCATAATGGTTCCGGCAAGTCTACTCTGGCCAAGCATTTTAATGCTCTTCTTCTACCTAGCAAGGGGAAGATTACTGTTAACGGCTTAGATACAGCTGATGAAGAGAATCTATGGAATATTCGGCAGCAGGTTGGCATGGTCTTTCAGAATCCCGATAATCAACTAGTGGCCACAGTGGTGGAAGAGGAAGTGGCGTTTGGGCCGGAAAATATTGGCCTGCCGCCGACACAAATCTACCAACGAATTGATGAAGCCCTTAGCATGGTAGGCATGAACGAATACCGTAATTACGCGCCCCATTTGCTTTCCGGCGGCCAAAAGCAACGGGTAGCAATCGCCGGTATTATTGCCATGCGCCCTAAGGTGCTGGTGCTTGATGAACCCACCGCCATGCTTGACCCTCAAGGCCGCAGGGAAGTTATGGACACTGTTTTAAAGCTAAATCAGCAGGAAGGATTGACAGTTGTTCATATTACTCATTTTATGGAAGAGGCTTTGCATGCAGATCGGGTAGTGGTAATGGAACAGGGCCGGGTAGCAATGCAGGGAAAGCCTATGGAAGTTTTTTTACAAGTTGAACGCTTGAAAGAACTAAGCTTGGATGTACCGCAGATGGTACATTTAGCTCATCTGCTGCGCCAGGAGGGATTGGAAGTACCGCAACAAATTATGACGGTTGAACAGATGGAACAATGGTTAGTAAACTACTAG
- the rplQ gene encoding 50S ribosomal protein L17 → MGYRKLGRTSSHRKAMLRNITTALLREEAIQTTEQKAKELKRVAEKMITLGKRGNLHARRQALGYLKDEDVVTKLFTDIAKRYEERQGGYTRIIKMGNRRGDGALMVKVELV, encoded by the coding sequence ATGGGTTATCGAAAGTTAGGTCGTACCAGCAGTCACCGCAAAGCAATGCTGCGCAATATTACTACTGCCTTGTTGCGGGAGGAAGCAATCCAGACAACAGAGCAGAAGGCAAAGGAGCTTAAGCGCGTAGCTGAGAAGATGATTACCTTGGGTAAACGGGGTAACCTCCATGCTCGCCGCCAGGCTCTGGGATATCTAAAGGATGAAGACGTGGTAACCAAGTTATTCACCGATATTGCCAAAAGGTATGAAGAACGTCAAGGGGGCTATACCCGGATAATTAAGATGGGTAATCGCCGCGGAGACGGTGCGCTAATGGTGAAAGTGGAATTGGTTTAA
- a CDS encoding DNA-directed RNA polymerase subunit alpha encodes MLEIEKPKIQCVEIADDNTYGKFVVEPLERGYGITLGNSLRRILLSSLPGAAVVSVKIDGVLHEFSTIPGVREDTTDIILNLKALSVKLHTDEEKTVRIETEGDGEVTAADIIADADVEILNPDLVIATLDGGRLSMEMSLAKGRGYVPADKNKREDHVIGVVPVDSIFNPVTKVNFTVEDTRVGQITDYDKLTIEVRTDGSIAPNEAISSSAKILNDHLKLFVTLTENISDEVTMVEKEEEKKDKILEMTIEELDLSVRSYNCLKRAGINSVEELIQRSEEDMMKVRNLGKKSLEEVNHKLDELGLSLRNEEE; translated from the coding sequence ATGTTAGAGATAGAAAAGCCCAAAATCCAGTGTGTTGAAATTGCTGATGATAACACTTACGGTAAGTTTGTGGTAGAACCTTTGGAAAGAGGTTATGGTATTACGTTGGGGAATTCCCTGCGACGTATTTTGTTATCATCTTTGCCTGGTGCCGCGGTGGTTTCAGTAAAGATTGATGGAGTACTGCATGAATTTTCAACTATCCCCGGTGTACGCGAAGATACCACCGATATTATTTTGAACCTCAAGGCGTTGTCGGTGAAACTGCATACCGATGAAGAAAAAACTGTACGCATTGAGACTGAGGGCGACGGGGAAGTAACCGCAGCGGATATTATTGCCGATGCAGATGTGGAAATCCTTAACCCGGATTTGGTAATAGCCACACTGGACGGTGGCAGGCTTTCCATGGAGATGTCCTTGGCCAAAGGCCGAGGGTATGTGCCCGCGGATAAGAATAAGCGTGAAGACCATGTTATAGGCGTTGTCCCAGTAGACTCTATTTTTAACCCGGTAACTAAGGTGAACTTTACGGTAGAGGACACTCGTGTAGGGCAGATTACAGACTATGACAAGCTGACCATTGAGGTCAGGACTGATGGCAGTATTGCGCCAAATGAGGCCATCAGTTCTTCAGCAAAAATTCTCAATGACCATCTAAAGCTCTTTGTTACCTTGACAGAAAACATCAGTGATGAGGTAACAATGGTGGAAAAAGAAGAAGAGAAGAAAGATAAAATTTTGGAAATGACCATTGAAGAATTGGATTTGTCAGTGCGTTCTTATAACTGCTTGAAGCGAGCAGGCATCAATAGCGTGGAAGAACTAATACAACGTTCCGAGGAAGACATGATGAAGGTACGCAACCTGGGCAAAAAATCCTTGGAAGAGGTCAACCATAAGCTGGATGAACTAGGCCTCTCCCTGAGAAACGAAGAAGAATAA
- the rpsD gene encoding 30S ribosomal protein S4, with protein sequence MARYRDSVCRQCRREGQKLYLKSDRCYSDKCAIGRREYAPGQHGQRRKKVSEYGLQLREKQKTRRIYGVLEKQFRKYFAEAERQKGITGDNLLRLLEKRLDNVVFRLGFAGSRVEARQLVLHGHFKVNGRKVNIPSFLVRLGDEITVKDTSKSSVKFKEIAEAAAHKTPPAWLEADVENFTGKVIALPQREDIDVPVEDHLIVELYSR encoded by the coding sequence ATGGCAAGGTATAGAGATTCAGTATGCAGACAGTGCAGGCGTGAGGGCCAAAAACTTTACCTTAAGAGTGACCGTTGTTATTCCGATAAGTGTGCCATTGGCAGGCGTGAATACGCTCCTGGTCAACACGGCCAGCGTAGAAAAAAAGTATCTGAATATGGCTTACAGCTTAGGGAAAAGCAGAAGACCCGAAGAATATACGGCGTTTTAGAAAAACAGTTTCGTAAATATTTCGCCGAAGCTGAGCGTCAAAAAGGTATTACTGGTGACAATTTGCTTCGCCTGTTAGAAAAAAGGTTGGATAATGTTGTTTTCCGGTTAGGATTTGCCGGCTCTCGGGTAGAAGCTCGACAGCTAGTACTCCACGGGCACTTCAAGGTTAATGGTCGCAAGGTAAATATTCCCTCATTTCTAGTGCGTCTAGGTGATGAAATTACTGTTAAGGATACAAGTAAGAGTTCGGTTAAATTTAAGGAAATTGCTGAGGCAGCGGCACATAAGACTCCTCCTGCCTGGCTGGAAGCAGATGTAGAAAACTTTACTGGAAAAGTTATAGCTTTACCGCAGAGAGAGGACATCGATGTTCCGGTAGAAGACCATCTGATTGTTGAATTGTATTCCAGGTAG
- the rpsK gene encoding 30S ribosomal protein S11 produces MAKRGTRAKTKRRDRKNVESGVAHVKSTFNNTLVTITDKAGNVISWASAGGMGFRGSRKSTPFAAQMAAETAAKEAMEHGMKEVACYVKGPGAGREAAIRSLQAAGIEVSMIKDVTPVPHNGCRPPKRRRV; encoded by the coding sequence ATGGCGAAACGTGGTACACGTGCTAAGACTAAAAGACGTGATCGAAAGAATGTAGAGAGTGGAGTAGCTCATGTTAAATCCACTTTTAATAATACTTTGGTTACCATAACTGATAAAGCCGGCAATGTAATTTCTTGGGCAAGTGCTGGTGGGATGGGATTTAGAGGTTCCCGGAAGAGTACGCCGTTCGCTGCTCAAATGGCCGCTGAAACCGCAGCTAAAGAAGCGATGGAACACGGCATGAAAGAAGTTGCATGTTATGTTAAGGGCCCCGGGGCAGGCAGAGAAGCGGCCATTCGCTCTTTGCAGGCTGCAGGAATAGAAGTTAGCATGATTAAGGATGTTACTCCTGTCCCGCACAACGGCTGCCGGCCGCCCAAACGTAGAAGAGTTTAG
- the rpsM gene encoding 30S ribosomal protein S13: MARIAGVDLPRDKRVEIGLTYIFGVGRSTAQKILASAGVDPNTRVKDLTEEEVTRLREIIDKNHSVEGDLRREVSLNIKRLMEIGCYRGLRHRRGLPARGQRTKTNARTRKGGKKTVGIRRKS, from the coding sequence ATGGCAAGGATTGCTGGTGTTGACTTACCCCGGGATAAAAGGGTTGAAATAGGCCTGACCTATATTTTCGGTGTTGGGCGATCTACCGCACAGAAAATTCTGGCTAGCGCTGGTGTTGACCCAAATACTCGGGTGAAGGATTTAACGGAAGAAGAGGTAACTAGGTTACGGGAAATTATTGATAAGAATCACAGTGTTGAGGGTGACCTGAGAAGGGAAGTATCCCTCAATATCAAGCGTTTAATGGAGATCGGTTGTTACCGGGGACTGCGGCATCGTCGTGGCTTACCGGCTCGGGGACAGCGTACCAAAACTAATGCTCGTACCCGTAAGGGCGGCAAGAAGACTGTGGGCATTCGGAGAAAAAGTTAG
- the rpmJ gene encoding 50S ribosomal protein L36: protein MKVKPSVKPMCEKCKIIRRKGKVMVICENPKHKQKQG, encoded by the coding sequence ATGAAGGTAAAACCATCAGTTAAGCCCATGTGTGAGAAGTGTAAGATTATTAGGCGAAAAGGAAAAGTAATGGTTATCTGTGAAAACCCTAAGCATAAACAGAAGCAGGGCTAA
- the infA gene encoding translation initiation factor IF-1 — translation MSKQDVIEVEGTVVEPLPNAMFRVELENGHKILAHVSGKIRMNFIRILSGDRVTVELSPYDLTRGRIVYRYK, via the coding sequence ATGTCCAAGCAAGATGTGATTGAGGTTGAAGGTACGGTAGTGGAACCTCTACCCAATGCCATGTTTAGAGTGGAACTGGAAAACGGGCATAAAATTCTGGCACATGTATCCGGTAAGATCCGGATGAATTTTATTCGAATTTTGTCTGGAGATCGTGTAACCGTGGAATTATCACCATATGACCTTACCAGAGGCCGTATTGTCTATCGATATAAGTAA
- a CDS encoding KOW domain-containing RNA-binding protein, producing the protein MNRELTRGQLVYSLAGNDKGEAYLIWDVINDTFVKVVNGRKKSVTSPKKKNIKHLQPTKRFADEFEKKKLRHISDLDVRQAIDRLTGIE; encoded by the coding sequence GTGAACCGTGAATTAACGCGAGGGCAGCTGGTGTATTCCCTGGCAGGTAACGACAAGGGCGAGGCCTATTTAATTTGGGATGTAATAAACGATACATTTGTGAAGGTGGTCAACGGCCGCAAAAAGTCAGTGACCAGCCCTAAGAAAAAAAACATCAAACATTTGCAACCGACAAAGAGGTTTGCTGATGAGTTTGAAAAGAAGAAGTTAAGGCATATTTCTGATTTGGATGTTCGCCAAGCCATTGACCGGCTGACAGGAATTGAATAG